From Halarcobacter mediterraneus:
AAGCTCCTATTTTAAGTGAATTATTTAATAGTGAAATATATTTAAAAAAAGAAAACTTACAATTAACAGGAAGCTTTAAAGTAAGAGGAGCTTATAATAGAATTGCAAAACTTCCTCAAGAAAAAAGAGACAAAGGAGTAGTTGCAGCAAGTGCTGGAAACCATGCACAAGGTCTTGCTTATGCAGCAAAACAGTTTAATTGTGAAGCAACAATTTTTATGCCAGAAGCAACTCCATTAACAAAAGTAAGTGGAGTAAAATCACATGGAGCGAATGTAGTACTTACAGGTGAAAATTTTGATGAAGCTTATGCTGCAGCAATGAAGTATAAGGAAGAAAAAAACTGTGAATTTATTCATCCATTTGCAGATGATGATGTTATTGCAGGTCAAGGAACAATTACATTAGAAGTACTAGAAAAAGTTCCTGATTTAAAACAACTTATTATACCAGTTGGTGGAGGTGGTTTGATTGCAGGAATTGCAATTGCTGCAAAAACAATAAATCCTGATATTAAAATAATTGGTGTTGTTGCTAGTGGAGCAAGAGGAATGAAAGAATCATATAAATCTCAAACACCTATTGATTCTACTTCTGTAAAAACAATTGCTGATGGAATTGCAGTTAGAGATGTAACTCCTAAATTACTAGATATTATTATTGATTATGTTGATGATATTGTAGAAGT
This genomic window contains:
- the ilvA gene encoding threonine ammonia-lyase — its product is MITLDNIKEAKENLKDVAQNTPLTKAPILSELFNSEIYLKKENLQLTGSFKVRGAYNRIAKLPQEKRDKGVVAASAGNHAQGLAYAAKQFNCEATIFMPEATPLTKVSGVKSHGANVVLTGENFDEAYAAAMKYKEEKNCEFIHPFADDDVIAGQGTITLEVLEKVPDLKQLIIPVGGGGLIAGIAIAAKTINPDIKIIGVVASGARGMKESYKSQTPIDSTSVKTIADGIAVRDVTPKLLDIIIDYVDDIVEVSDNEIANAILFLLEKHKLVVEGAGAVPTAAIMHEKVDIEDSKVCALVSGGNIDVTMISQIIEKGLVKSYRKMNLIIKLIDKPGSLTHLTEIFKECSANIVQIDYDRDSVKLEFGEAQITISLETKGEEHQKEIGEKLKQNGYRFKQI